A single region of the Lotus japonicus ecotype B-129 chromosome 4, LjGifu_v1.2 genome encodes:
- the LOC130714741 gene encoding transcription factor bHLH90 isoform X2, whose product MSGGFEVVEWLRPLVETNDWDYAVAWKFGVDPTRFIEWIGCCCGGSNKENMEHAVMPKVEILSEESHLNLICRDTQFPHQVRTKTCEALSKLPLAMSLYSGVHGEVAISQQPKWLIQEDSSGTQVLIPVVGGLIELFTAKLIPKDIDVIEFITENCCVSVKKEAISAQSSTTSLNFNEHFTLAAPGVHLPPVNQCSSNPSTEGPSGKRKRGLSSDRGHSEEDQGKLARETQKEGYSAKNLVTERNRRDKIKKGLYTLRSLVPKITKMDIASILTDAIDYIKELQRQENELKEEVEALEVEDCEKYTTQEQGVTSSLSHTNVDQTSSDCTENTKMEVQAEVHHLGGTDFLIKLYCDHKQGRFSRLMEAMHSFGLHVVNANMTTLNGKVLNILTVEATEQDIHQTELKEYLIQQIGC is encoded by the exons ATGAGTGGCGGTTTTGAGGTTGTAGAGTGGCTTAGACCTCTAGTTGAGACCAATGATTGGGATTATGCAGTTGCTTGGAAATTTGGGGTTGACCCAACTAG ATTTATTGAGTGGATTGGTTGCTGTTGTGGAGGGAGTAACAAGGAAAACATGGAGCATGCTGTGATGCCAAAAGTTGAAATATTGAGTGAAGAAAGCCACTTGAATCTCATTTGCAGGGACACACAATTTCCGCATCAAGTTAGAACAAAGACTTGTGAGGCTCTTTCCAAGCTTCCTTTAGCAATGTCTCTCTATTCtgg TGTCCATGGAGAGGTTGCAATTTCACAACAACCAAAATGGCTCATTCAGGAg GATTCAAGTGGAACTCAAGTTTTGATCCCTGTTGTGGGTGGGCTTATTGAGCTTTTCACTGCTAAGCTG ATTCCAAAAGATATAGATGTCATAGAGTTCATAACAGAGAACTGCTGTGTCTCTGTGAAGAAAGAAGCCATATCTGCACAGAGCTCCACCACCAGTCTGAACTTCAATGAGCACTTTACTTTAGCTGCTCCTGGTGTTCATCTACCTCCAGTAAACCAGTGCAGCTCCAATCCTAGCACTGAAGGACCATCCG GGAAACGGAAGAGAGGTTTGAGTTCCGATCGTGGCCACAGTGAAGAAGATCAAGGAAAATTGGCCAGGGAGACTCAAAAGGAAGGGTACTCTGCTAAAAATCTTGTCACTGAGAGGAATAGGAGGGACAAAATCAAAAAAGGGCTTTATACTCTAAGGTCTCTAGTCCCAAAGATAACCAAG ATGGATATAGCATCCATTCTTACAGATGCAATTGACTATATAAAAGAATTACAGCGGCAAGAGAATGAACTTAAAGAAGAGGTCGAGGCTTTGGAAGTAGAGGACTGCGAGAAGTACACAACACAAGAACAAGGAGTAACCTCAAGTCTCTCTCACACTAATGTTGATCAAACTTCTTCTGACTGCACTGAAAATACAAAGATGGAG GTGCAAGCAGAAGTGCACCACCTTGGTGGGACAGATTTCTTGATTAAGTTATACTGTGACCACAAGCAAGGTAGGTTTTCAAGGTTGATGGAAGCCATGCATTCATTTGGGCTGCATGTGGTTAATGCTAATATGACCACTTTAAATGGCAAAGTGCTTAACATTCTGACTGTTGAG GCGACCGAGCAGGATATCCACCAAACGGAATTGAAAGAGTATTTGATACAGCAAATAGGTTGCTGA
- the LOC130714741 gene encoding transcription factor bHLH90 isoform X1, with protein sequence MSGGFEVVEWLRPLVETNDWDYAVAWKFGVDPTRFIEWIGCCCGGSNKENMEHAVMPKVEILSEESHLNLICRDTQFPHQVRTKTCEALSKLPLAMSLYSGVHGEVAISQQPKWLIQEDSSGTQVLIPVVGGLIELFTAKLIPKDIDVIEFITENCCVSVKKEAISAQSSTTSLNFNEHFTLAAPGVHLPPVNQCSSNPSTEGPSGGSNLSLERHQSFDSKFVCMIPHKYMNKPVEISPIIKSKKPKYNETSGKRKRGLSSDRGHSEEDQGKLARETQKEGYSAKNLVTERNRRDKIKKGLYTLRSLVPKITKMDIASILTDAIDYIKELQRQENELKEEVEALEVEDCEKYTTQEQGVTSSLSHTNVDQTSSDCTENTKMEVQAEVHHLGGTDFLIKLYCDHKQGRFSRLMEAMHSFGLHVVNANMTTLNGKVLNILTVEATEQDIHQTELKEYLIQQIGC encoded by the exons ATGAGTGGCGGTTTTGAGGTTGTAGAGTGGCTTAGACCTCTAGTTGAGACCAATGATTGGGATTATGCAGTTGCTTGGAAATTTGGGGTTGACCCAACTAG ATTTATTGAGTGGATTGGTTGCTGTTGTGGAGGGAGTAACAAGGAAAACATGGAGCATGCTGTGATGCCAAAAGTTGAAATATTGAGTGAAGAAAGCCACTTGAATCTCATTTGCAGGGACACACAATTTCCGCATCAAGTTAGAACAAAGACTTGTGAGGCTCTTTCCAAGCTTCCTTTAGCAATGTCTCTCTATTCtgg TGTCCATGGAGAGGTTGCAATTTCACAACAACCAAAATGGCTCATTCAGGAg GATTCAAGTGGAACTCAAGTTTTGATCCCTGTTGTGGGTGGGCTTATTGAGCTTTTCACTGCTAAGCTG ATTCCAAAAGATATAGATGTCATAGAGTTCATAACAGAGAACTGCTGTGTCTCTGTGAAGAAAGAAGCCATATCTGCACAGAGCTCCACCACCAGTCTGAACTTCAATGAGCACTTTACTTTAGCTGCTCCTGGTGTTCATCTACCTCCAGTAAACCAGTGCAGCTCCAATCCTAGCACTGAAGGACCATCCGGTGGGTCTAATCTTTCACTTGAACGCCACCAATCATTTGATTCAAAGTTTGTCTGCATGATTCCACATAAATATATGAACAAACCAGTTGAAATATCTCCtatcatcaaatctaaaaaGCCCAAGTACAATGAGACTTCAGGGAAACGGAAGAGAGGTTTGAGTTCCGATCGTGGCCACAGTGAAGAAGATCAAGGAAAATTGGCCAGGGAGACTCAAAAGGAAGGGTACTCTGCTAAAAATCTTGTCACTGAGAGGAATAGGAGGGACAAAATCAAAAAAGGGCTTTATACTCTAAGGTCTCTAGTCCCAAAGATAACCAAG ATGGATATAGCATCCATTCTTACAGATGCAATTGACTATATAAAAGAATTACAGCGGCAAGAGAATGAACTTAAAGAAGAGGTCGAGGCTTTGGAAGTAGAGGACTGCGAGAAGTACACAACACAAGAACAAGGAGTAACCTCAAGTCTCTCTCACACTAATGTTGATCAAACTTCTTCTGACTGCACTGAAAATACAAAGATGGAG GTGCAAGCAGAAGTGCACCACCTTGGTGGGACAGATTTCTTGATTAAGTTATACTGTGACCACAAGCAAGGTAGGTTTTCAAGGTTGATGGAAGCCATGCATTCATTTGGGCTGCATGTGGTTAATGCTAATATGACCACTTTAAATGGCAAAGTGCTTAACATTCTGACTGTTGAG GCGACCGAGCAGGATATCCACCAAACGGAATTGAAAGAGTATTTGATACAGCAAATAGGTTGCTGA
- the LOC130711937 gene encoding uncharacterized protein LOC130711937, which produces MSLQALPQQQPVQPVQVYPDPVTNQQSPPSHHHSNGSFGTVFIVLAIILVISTVACFLGRLCNRRYNNNDRGNHNSRPVKPQRNQQQIHNFHPREGDIEFGVDRRIPPPIIGRPKGPVLQGEGPLQPPPNGNMRDFEMKTDHAGGELRAAA; this is translated from the coding sequence ATGTCTCTTCAAGCACTACCACAGCAACAGCCAGTACAGCCTGTCCAGGTTTACCCAGACCCTGTCACAAACCAACAATCACCACCTTCCCACCACCATTCAAATGGGTCTTTTGGGACAGTTTTCATTGTCCTTGCCATAATACTTGTGATTTCTACAGTGGCTTGCTTTCTTGGACGCCTATGCAACAGGCGCTACAATAATAATGACCGCGGCAATCATAATTCGAGACCGGTTAAGCCGCAGAGAAATCAGCAGCAGATCCACAACTTCCATCCAAGAGAAGGGGACATTGAATTTGGGGTTGATAGAAGAATCCCACCACCAATAATTGGAAGGCCTAAAGGACCTGTTCTTCAGGGAGAAGGACCCCTGCAGCCACCTCCTAATGGTAACATGAGAGATTTTGAAATGAAAACTGATCATGCTGGAGGAGAGCTTAGAGCAGCTGCATGA